The Corynebacterium vitaeruminis DSM 20294 genome window below encodes:
- a CDS encoding amidase: protein MSMLSFDALHRIVDDHARAVGALDATEHGYAQFAPDFAHERLEKEAFRESRDAGYVSPCRRRDLAGWIMPAKDLSDVAGLVTSKGSVHRRYLARETDPFISAYEARGGLVTGKTLAPELGLSAYTEPVGMPAPVNPRFPGATPGGSSGGAAVMVARGLARAAHASDGGGSIRVPAACTGLYGFKPAHNTAHANPVAQGFLASSLADAALLARVPLRAGAPLRVGLLTVPVHAEATVAAHMLEAVDRAASALSRAGHSVLPVGVPYGDAPFRAFTDILSLRSAPIRGEASPLVAWLRERGRGVSELRREEAIAQFLEVKGRLERAFDGVDVLLTPTLAFDPPAIGYFSSMPPEEDFHAQTTWTPWATMFNMSGGAALSMPVAAPGHPDVGVHLGAVRGSGADVFAAALAVEGLRCS from the coding sequence ATGTCCATGCTCTCTTTTGACGCGCTGCACCGGATCGTCGACGACCACGCCCGCGCGGTGGGCGCGCTGGACGCCACGGAGCATGGCTACGCGCAGTTCGCGCCGGACTTCGCCCACGAGCGCCTCGAGAAAGAGGCATTCCGCGAGTCGCGCGATGCGGGTTACGTCTCCCCCTGCCGCCGCAGGGACCTGGCCGGCTGGATCATGCCTGCGAAAGACCTCTCCGACGTCGCGGGGCTTGTGACCTCGAAAGGTTCAGTACACCGCCGCTACCTCGCCCGCGAGACGGACCCGTTCATCTCCGCCTACGAGGCGCGCGGCGGGCTGGTCACGGGCAAGACCCTGGCGCCCGAGCTAGGGCTTTCGGCCTACACGGAGCCGGTGGGGATGCCCGCGCCGGTCAATCCGCGCTTCCCCGGGGCGACGCCGGGCGGCTCGTCCGGGGGCGCGGCGGTGATGGTCGCGCGCGGGCTGGCGCGGGCGGCACACGCCTCCGACGGCGGCGGTTCCATCCGCGTTCCCGCAGCGTGCACGGGGCTCTACGGGTTCAAGCCCGCGCACAACACCGCCCACGCCAACCCCGTTGCGCAGGGTTTTCTCGCTTCTTCGCTTGCCGACGCTGCGCTGCTGGCCCGCGTCCCCCTGCGCGCGGGTGCGCCGCTGCGGGTGGGACTCTTGACCGTTCCAGTGCACGCGGAGGCGACGGTCGCCGCGCACATGCTGGAGGCGGTGGACCGCGCGGCGAGCGCCTTGAGCCGGGCGGGGCACTCCGTGCTGCCGGTGGGGGTGCCCTACGGCGACGCGCCGTTTCGGGCATTTACCGACATCCTGTCCCTTCGCTCGGCTCCCATCCGCGGCGAGGCGTCCCCGCTGGTAGCATGGCTGCGCGAGCGCGGCCGGGGCGTCTCTGAGCTGCGCCGGGAGGAGGCGATCGCGCAGTTCCTCGAGGTGAAAGGGCGGCTCGAGCGCGCCTTCGACGGCGTGGACGTGCTGCTCACGCCGACTCTGGCCTTCGACCCGCCCGCGATCGGCTATTTCTCCTCGATGCCGCCGGAGGAGGACTTCCACGCGCAGACGACGTGGACGCCGTGGGCGACGATGTTCAACATGTCCGGCGGGGCGGCGCTGAGCATGCCGGTCGCGGCGCCGGGCCACCCGGACGTGGGCGTACACCTGGGCGCCGTGCGCGGGTCGGGCGCCGACGTGTTCGCCGCGGCGCTGGCCGTGGAAGGGCTGCGGTGCTCATGA
- a CDS encoding CPBP family intramembrane glutamic endopeptidase — protein MSGLRSALRLIAAVIDPTPLNEQTTSLNASQSSVPVIDLALQLCSAGVLTAWGLLALFLLSIHRPVPLPRGLSRASTWLQGAAGAAAIGIPGLALYVTAVHLGWSKQVIPAPLEHLWWTVPMLLVWSFANAFAEEIVVVFWLSTRLGQLGASRWAILASTALLRGSYHLYQGFSAGLGNVAMGLAFGYFYLRTGKVWPLVAAHFLIDAVAFVGYSAIGGNLSWLGL, from the coding sequence ATGTCGGGGCTGCGCTCGGCGCTGCGACTGATCGCGGCCGTCATCGACCCGACGCCGCTCAACGAGCAGACGACCAGCCTCAACGCGTCGCAGTCGAGCGTGCCCGTGATCGATTTAGCACTCCAGCTGTGCAGCGCAGGCGTGCTCACGGCGTGGGGCCTGCTCGCGCTGTTTCTGTTGTCCATCCACCGACCGGTGCCGCTGCCCCGCGGGCTTTCTCGCGCCTCGACGTGGTTGCAGGGCGCGGCAGGCGCCGCCGCGATCGGGATCCCGGGGCTTGCGCTCTACGTGACCGCGGTGCACCTGGGCTGGTCGAAGCAGGTGATCCCCGCGCCGCTCGAGCACCTGTGGTGGACGGTGCCGATGCTGCTGGTGTGGTCGTTTGCCAACGCCTTCGCCGAGGAGATCGTGGTGGTCTTCTGGCTTTCGACGCGGTTGGGGCAGCTCGGCGCGTCCCGGTGGGCGATCCTCGCCAGCACGGCGCTGCTGCGCGGCAGCTACCACCTCTACCAGGGGTTTTCGGCGGGGCTCGGCAACGTGGCCATGGGGCTGGCGTTCGGCTACTTCTACCTGCGAACGGGCAAGGTGTGGCCGCTCGTGGCGGCCCACTTCCTCATCGACGCGGTCGCGTTCGTGGGGTACTCAGCGATCGGCGGGAACCTTAGCTGGCTCGGATTGTAA
- a CDS encoding LCP family protein, giving the protein MTSEGPSFRDEYVRGPDGKPILDRYGRPVRRRPAQRRPRTSGTGASGTGTSAAPGTPPRPGQPRVYPPQRPQVSRPEPTRYEPVPAVRPSTSNQQPGRVGQARQQGTYLAPSPQPQRRMPRVRVRPSGCLSGAVWALVIALVLALASIIWVDTKLNRTDAFPSQHVANTAGTNWLLVGSDSREGLTDEEAARLGTGGDIGSMRTDTIMVLHLPLRGKATLMSIPRDSYVNIPGYGQDKINAAFSVGGAPLLTQTVEQATGLRINHYAEIGMAGLANVVDSVGGIQVCPTEAIDDPLANLNIQAGCQTVDGPTALGYVRTRHTANGDLDRVARQREFFAALVDKITSASTIANPFRFWPTVNSIAGSFTVNKNDHAWHLLRVGLAMRGGVDTVTVPVGGFEDTDVGSVVLWDDTAAQQLFDSLK; this is encoded by the coding sequence ATGACTTCTGAGGGACCATCCTTCCGCGACGAGTACGTGCGCGGCCCCGACGGCAAGCCGATCCTCGATAGGTACGGTCGGCCGGTTCGTCGGCGCCCCGCGCAGCGCCGCCCGCGCACGAGCGGGACCGGTGCCAGCGGGACCGGCACCAGCGCCGCCCCCGGCACCCCGCCGCGCCCCGGGCAGCCGCGCGTCTACCCGCCGCAGCGGCCCCAGGTCTCCCGCCCGGAGCCGACTCGGTACGAGCCCGTGCCGGCGGTACGCCCGTCGACAAGCAACCAGCAACCGGGACGGGTCGGACAGGCCCGGCAGCAGGGCACCTACCTTGCGCCGTCGCCGCAGCCTCAACGGCGCATGCCGAGGGTGCGCGTGCGGCCGTCAGGATGCCTGTCCGGCGCGGTGTGGGCGCTGGTCATCGCGCTCGTGCTGGCGCTCGCGAGCATCATCTGGGTGGATACCAAGCTCAACCGCACCGATGCGTTTCCTTCGCAGCACGTGGCCAATACCGCGGGCACGAACTGGCTGCTCGTGGGCTCCGACTCGCGCGAGGGGCTGACCGACGAGGAGGCCGCGCGGCTCGGCACCGGCGGCGACATCGGCTCCATGCGCACCGACACAATCATGGTCCTGCACCTGCCCCTCAGAGGCAAAGCCACGCTCATGTCCATCCCGCGCGACTCCTACGTCAACATCCCCGGCTACGGCCAGGACAAGATCAACGCGGCCTTCAGCGTGGGCGGCGCGCCGTTGCTCACCCAGACCGTCGAGCAGGCGACCGGGCTTCGGATCAACCACTACGCCGAGATCGGCATGGCGGGGCTGGCCAACGTCGTCGATTCCGTGGGCGGCATCCAGGTCTGCCCCACCGAGGCGATCGACGATCCGCTGGCCAACCTCAACATCCAGGCCGGCTGCCAGACGGTCGACGGCCCCACCGCGCTCGGCTACGTGCGTACCCGCCACACGGCCAACGGCGACCTCGACCGCGTCGCCCGCCAGCGCGAGTTCTTCGCCGCGCTCGTAGACAAGATCACCTCGGCCAGCACGATCGCGAACCCGTTCCGCTTCTGGCCCACCGTCAACTCGATCGCGGGCTCTTTCACCGTGAACAAGAACGATCACGCATGGCACCTGTTGCGCGTGGGGCTGGCGATGCGCGGCGGCGTCGACACGGTCACCGTCCCCGTCGGCGGCTTCGAGGACACCGACGTCGGCAGCGTGGTCCTGTGGGACGACACCGCGGCACAGCAGCTGTTCGATTCCCTCAAGTAG
- a CDS encoding alanine/glycine:cation symporter family protein produces the protein MTDAIDKLNGIIWSPALVFLCLGAGVFFTLATAFLQIRCIPDMIKQLRQGEKSDNGISSFQSLMISLAGRVGVGNIAGVATAIAFGGPGAVFWMWAVALLGSATSFIECTLAQVYKEKDRDTGEYRGGPAYYIEKAYKHTIWAPLWLVYAIIFAICMILATSYFLPGIQANGVAVAVENAWNVSPTVSALVLAVLLGSIIMGGVKRIANFATLVVPVMAVVYIIFAIIILLVNFDQIPHVFGLIFKSAFDKEAMFSGMLGSAIMWGVKRGVYSNEAGQGTGPQSAAAAEVSHPAKQGFVQAFAVYVDTLFVCSATAFIIISTDMYKVFDGESEDGAVRYAGSLPSDVSVGPGFVQSGMDSFWPGFGPTFVAVAIAFFAFTTVLAYYYMAEVNFTYLNRWVQNPTARKAIIGLLRALVIISVYIGATTTPGEAWALGDIGVGATAWLNILAIIILQVPAHKCLWDYRKQKKAGLDPQFDPEALGIKNADFWVERKREREALAAQPEPQEQQAQ, from the coding sequence ATGACGGACGCGATCGATAAACTAAACGGGATCATCTGGTCCCCGGCGCTGGTTTTCCTCTGCCTTGGCGCGGGCGTCTTCTTCACCCTGGCGACTGCGTTCCTGCAGATCCGCTGCATCCCCGACATGATCAAGCAGCTGCGGCAGGGCGAGAAGTCCGATAACGGCATCTCCTCCTTCCAGTCGCTCATGATCTCGCTCGCCGGGCGCGTGGGTGTGGGCAACATCGCCGGCGTGGCCACGGCCATCGCCTTCGGCGGCCCGGGCGCGGTGTTCTGGATGTGGGCCGTGGCGCTGCTCGGCTCCGCGACGAGCTTCATCGAATGTACGCTCGCCCAGGTCTACAAGGAAAAGGACCGCGACACCGGCGAGTACCGCGGCGGCCCGGCCTACTACATCGAGAAGGCCTACAAGCACACCATCTGGGCGCCGCTCTGGCTGGTCTACGCCATCATCTTCGCCATCTGCATGATCCTGGCGACCTCCTACTTCCTGCCCGGCATCCAGGCCAACGGCGTCGCCGTCGCGGTGGAGAACGCCTGGAACGTGAGCCCGACGGTGTCTGCCCTCGTGCTGGCGGTCCTGCTCGGCTCCATCATCATGGGCGGCGTCAAACGCATCGCTAACTTCGCCACCCTCGTCGTGCCGGTCATGGCCGTGGTCTACATCATCTTCGCCATCATCATCCTGTTGGTGAACTTCGACCAGATCCCGCACGTGTTCGGGCTCATCTTCAAGTCCGCCTTCGACAAGGAGGCCATGTTCTCCGGCATGCTCGGCTCCGCGATCATGTGGGGCGTCAAGCGCGGCGTCTACTCCAACGAGGCAGGCCAGGGCACCGGCCCGCAGTCCGCCGCCGCCGCCGAGGTCTCCCACCCGGCCAAGCAGGGCTTCGTGCAGGCCTTCGCCGTCTACGTTGACACCCTGTTCGTGTGCTCCGCGACCGCGTTCATCATCATCTCCACCGACATGTACAAGGTCTTCGACGGCGAGTCCGAGGACGGCGCGGTGCGCTACGCCGGCTCTCTTCCCAGCGACGTCTCCGTCGGCCCGGGCTTCGTGCAGTCCGGAATGGACTCCTTCTGGCCGGGTTTCGGCCCGACCTTCGTGGCCGTGGCCATCGCGTTCTTCGCCTTCACCACTGTTCTGGCCTACTACTACATGGCCGAGGTCAACTTCACCTATCTCAACCGCTGGGTGCAAAACCCCACCGCCCGTAAGGCCATCATCGGTCTGCTGCGCGCGCTCGTGATCATCTCCGTGTACATCGGTGCTACCACCACCCCGGGCGAGGCCTGGGCGCTCGGCGACATCGGCGTGGGTGCCACCGCGTGGCTCAACATCCTGGCAATCATCATCCTGCAGGTCCCCGCGCACAAGTGCCTGTGGGATTACCGCAAGCAGAAGAAGGCCGGGCTCGACCCGCAGTTCGATCCGGAGGCGCTCGGCATCAAGAACGCCGACTTCTGGGTTGAGCGCAAGCGCGAGCGCGAGGCGCTGGCCGCCCAGCCGGAGCCACAGGAGCAGCAGGCTCAGTAG
- a CDS encoding DUF5926 family protein, with protein MAKKNKKNEQLPEGMSRRQAKLAARAAERAALERDPRPYGGLSFETDLVALQEFVPSATAKAQVKGIDRDVYLCTVLPGGSAALVRDEQAGGDAFVALQTQARSNNPNRDLAFALNWVKGAQPGQALEKGIADGSQPDLKDLLVADQELEIAEYDDFNWWLPEGTQLDPQYAQAIQAANDSILPSRRIEAGVPGTVWWINPGGKAHIRWVRGENEDALLRALARIAARGELKLGEETKFAGVFRTHGMVVPVWDLDPERSHEDYAADLTSLNEKIEAELGNEGQLTADERRQLENIKSRQVTIR; from the coding sequence ATGGCCAAGAAGAACAAGAAGAATGAGCAGCTCCCCGAGGGCATGAGCCGCCGCCAGGCGAAGCTGGCGGCCCGCGCCGCCGAGCGCGCGGCACTCGAGCGCGACCCGCGCCCGTACGGCGGTCTGTCCTTCGAGACCGACCTCGTCGCCCTCCAGGAGTTCGTCCCGTCCGCGACCGCCAAGGCGCAGGTTAAGGGCATCGACCGCGACGTGTACCTGTGCACCGTCCTGCCGGGCGGCAGCGCGGCGCTCGTGCGCGACGAGCAGGCTGGCGGCGACGCCTTCGTCGCGCTGCAGACGCAGGCCCGCTCCAACAACCCCAACCGCGACCTCGCCTTCGCCCTCAACTGGGTCAAGGGCGCCCAGCCGGGCCAGGCGCTGGAGAAGGGCATTGCCGACGGCTCCCAGCCGGACCTGAAGGACCTGCTGGTCGCCGACCAGGAGCTCGAGATCGCCGAGTACGACGACTTCAACTGGTGGCTGCCGGAGGGCACCCAGCTCGACCCGCAGTACGCGCAGGCCATCCAGGCGGCGAACGACTCCATCCTGCCCTCGCGCCGCATCGAGGCGGGTGTGCCGGGCACCGTGTGGTGGATCAACCCGGGCGGCAAGGCGCACATCCGCTGGGTCCGCGGCGAGAACGAGGACGCGCTGCTGCGCGCGCTGGCCCGCATCGCCGCCCGCGGCGAGCTGAAGCTGGGCGAGGAGACCAAGTTCGCGGGCGTGTTCCGCACCCACGGGATGGTCGTGCCGGTGTGGGACCTCGATCCCGAGCGCTCCCACGAGGACTACGCCGCCGACCTGACCTCCCTCAACGAGAAGATCGAGGCCGAGCTGGGTAACGAGGGGCAGCTCACGGCCGACGAGCGTCGCCAGTTGGAGAACATCAAGTCCCGCCAGGTGACCATCCGCTAG
- a CDS encoding glycerophosphodiester phosphodiesterase family protein: MHIIAHRGFNGRYPEMSPLAYEKALELPIHGVECDIRLTGDGVVVCTHDRTMERVAGEKLVVAAEGVDELRSCNIGEEDAPQSLLTLDELLDMVFAHDDKHIYIEPKHPTRSGRMLEEQLVMRLRYRGLQASERVHVISFSHASMRRIAQLAPELQTFYLRREWEERVNPKDLFLSRPRGSGMSIERAKKDPWLIGRRGLPTYLYTVNEPEDVAYARDHGVDVIATDFPDLALDVLGG, from the coding sequence GTGCACATCATCGCCCACCGCGGGTTCAACGGCCGCTACCCGGAGATGAGCCCGTTGGCCTACGAGAAGGCCCTCGAGCTGCCGATCCACGGCGTCGAGTGCGACATCAGGCTCACGGGCGACGGGGTGGTGGTGTGCACCCACGACCGGACGATGGAGCGCGTGGCGGGGGAGAAGCTGGTGGTGGCGGCCGAAGGCGTCGACGAGCTAAGAAGCTGCAACATCGGCGAGGAAGACGCGCCGCAGAGCCTGCTCACCCTCGACGAGCTGCTGGACATGGTGTTTGCGCACGACGACAAGCACATCTACATCGAGCCGAAGCACCCCACGCGTTCCGGGCGGATGCTCGAGGAGCAGCTGGTCATGCGGCTGCGCTACCGCGGGCTGCAGGCGAGCGAGCGCGTCCACGTGATCTCCTTCTCCCACGCCTCTATGCGGCGGATCGCGCAGCTTGCGCCGGAACTTCAGACCTTCTACCTGCGCCGCGAATGGGAGGAAAGGGTGAACCCCAAGGACCTGTTCCTCTCGCGGCCGCGCGGGTCCGGCATGTCCATCGAGCGGGCGAAGAAGGACCCGTGGCTCATCGGGCGGCGCGGGCTGCCGACGTATCTGTACACGGTCAACGAGCCGGAGGACGTGGCCTACGCCCGTGATCACGGGGTCGACGTCATCGCCACCGACTTTCCCGACCTCGCGCTCGACGTGCTTGGGGGTTAG
- a CDS encoding pyruvate kinase: MSAEDNQTPGAEKELARSLAARIDELLANLDAEQAQFADAIAQVAPQHAFGARNLVDYAYLRSQDLSELQDRLSDLGATRLTTAEPDVRSRLKAARNVLGAIIGEGFVYPHAEVAGAFALADEVLEHHATTLLGPGRQEAHSRIMVTLPAEAADDLDLVRGFVASGMQLARINCAHDDETVWAKMIANVHTAAAQAGVEIKVSMDLAGPKLRTGAITPGPQVGRARVTRTEAGEITSPAKLWLYPEGTEPVVPEGLKGRPALPVGVKPDWFAELEVSSEVRFYDNRGSRRAFTVTRLSEAGALAEGKQNAYVAEGTLLEHDYLRTRATGIPHTERRLRIYPGQELILSGEVAVCDPDQPGTLRIPFSLPEIIPAIKPGEQVLFDDGRIAAVVTKVDGAEAHLKVTRAFEGGTTLAANKGINLPDSELPLPSLTPLDLQHLEFVKANADIAAISFIRDAKDVAAVIDAMGIDSETGLVLKIETIPAYENIREVLLEGMRYKNLGIMIARGDLAVELGFKRMGEVPRFISAMAEAGHVPTILATQVLETMAKSGLPSRAEITDAAYALRAECVMLNKGPHINDAIGVLAYLSRKLGRSQRKNRILLRKIRSWDK; this comes from the coding sequence ATGAGTGCAGAAGACAACCAGACCCCGGGCGCGGAGAAGGAGCTCGCGCGGTCGCTCGCGGCGCGGATCGACGAGCTGCTGGCCAATCTCGACGCCGAGCAGGCGCAGTTTGCCGACGCCATCGCCCAGGTCGCGCCCCAGCACGCCTTCGGCGCCCGCAACCTCGTCGACTACGCGTACCTGCGCTCCCAGGACCTCTCGGAGCTCCAGGACCGCCTCTCCGATCTGGGTGCGACTAGGCTCACCACCGCCGAGCCCGACGTGCGCTCGCGGCTGAAGGCCGCCCGCAACGTGCTGGGCGCCATCATCGGCGAGGGCTTCGTCTACCCGCACGCCGAGGTCGCGGGCGCCTTCGCGTTGGCCGACGAGGTTCTCGAGCACCACGCCACCACGCTGCTGGGCCCGGGGCGGCAGGAGGCGCATTCGCGCATCATGGTCACCCTTCCCGCCGAGGCCGCCGACGACCTCGACCTGGTCCGCGGCTTCGTCGCCTCCGGCATGCAGCTGGCCCGCATCAACTGCGCCCACGACGACGAGACGGTGTGGGCCAAGATGATCGCCAACGTCCACACCGCCGCCGCGCAGGCCGGGGTGGAGATCAAGGTGAGCATGGACCTGGCGGGCCCCAAGCTGCGCACCGGCGCCATCACCCCGGGCCCGCAGGTCGGCCGCGCCCGCGTCACCCGCACCGAGGCGGGCGAGATCACCTCGCCCGCGAAGCTGTGGCTCTACCCCGAGGGGACCGAACCGGTCGTGCCCGAGGGGCTCAAGGGCCGCCCGGCCCTGCCGGTGGGCGTCAAGCCGGACTGGTTTGCCGAGCTCGAGGTGAGTTCCGAGGTGCGCTTCTACGACAACCGCGGCTCGAGGCGCGCGTTCACCGTCACCCGGCTGAGCGAGGCCGGGGCGCTGGCCGAGGGCAAGCAGAACGCCTACGTCGCCGAGGGCACCCTTCTCGAGCACGACTACCTGCGCACCCGCGCCACCGGCATCCCGCACACCGAGCGCCGCCTGCGCATCTACCCCGGCCAAGAGCTGATTCTGTCCGGCGAGGTGGCCGTCTGCGACCCCGACCAGCCCGGCACCCTGCGCATCCCGTTCAGCCTCCCGGAGATCATCCCCGCCATCAAGCCCGGCGAGCAGGTGCTTTTCGACGACGGCCGCATCGCGGCCGTGGTCACCAAGGTGGACGGCGCCGAGGCCCACCTCAAGGTCACCCGGGCCTTCGAGGGCGGGACCACGCTGGCCGCCAACAAGGGCATCAACCTCCCCGACTCCGAGCTGCCGCTGCCGTCGCTGACCCCGCTCGATCTGCAGCACCTGGAGTTCGTCAAGGCCAATGCCGACATCGCGGCCATCTCCTTCATCCGCGACGCGAAGGACGTCGCCGCCGTCATCGACGCCATGGGCATCGACTCCGAGACCGGGCTCGTGCTCAAGATCGAGACCATCCCGGCCTACGAGAACATCCGCGAGGTGCTGCTCGAGGGCATGCGCTACAAGAACCTCGGCATCATGATCGCCCGCGGCGACCTGGCCGTCGAGCTGGGATTCAAGCGCATGGGCGAGGTGCCCCGGTTCATCTCCGCGATGGCCGAGGCCGGGCACGTTCCCACGATCCTGGCCACCCAGGTGCTGGAGACGATGGCCAAGTCCGGCCTGCCCTCCCGCGCCGAGATCACCGACGCCGCCTACGCCCTGCGCGCCGAGTGCGTCATGCTCAACAAGGGCCCGCACATCAACGACGCCATCGGCGTCCTCGCCTACCTAAGCCGCAAGCTCGGCCGCTCCCAGCGCAAGAACCGCATCCTGCTGCGTAAGATTCGAAGCTGGGACAAGTAG
- a CDS encoding catalase gives MTSPTDKILASGEVPAPTGHTTQLNGAPVASENVSITAGPQGPNILNDIHLIEKLAHFNRERVPERNPHAKGHGAFGELHITHDVSQYTKAKLFQPGTVTPMAVRFSTVAGEQGSPDTWRDVHGFALRFYTEDGNYDIVGNNTPTFFLRDGIKFPDFIHSQKRVGPSGLRSADAQWDFWTRTPESAHQVTYLMGDRGTPKTSRHQDGFGSHTFQWINAEGTPVWIKYHFKTRQGWETFTDAEAEEMAGKNADYQREDLFNAIERGDFPIWDVKVQIMPFEEAETYRWNPFDLTKTWSQKDYPLIDVGYFVLNRNPRNFFAQIEQLALDPGNLVPGVGLSPDRMLMARAFAYADAQRYRIGPNYRQLPVNQPLHPVNTYSHQGPMAYQFNPADAPVYSPNRFDKGAGYLDDGETSSSGVSYGQAADYYVNPDPHGTDLVRAAYVKHPEDDDFIQAGILYREVMDDGAKARLVDNITNAMRGISEGVEARVYEYWTNVDAELGQRVREEFAKKK, from the coding sequence ATGACTTCCCCCACCGACAAGATCCTCGCCAGCGGCGAGGTCCCAGCCCCCACCGGGCACACCACCCAGCTCAACGGTGCGCCCGTGGCCAGCGAGAACGTCTCCATCACCGCGGGACCGCAGGGCCCCAACATCCTCAACGACATCCACCTCATCGAGAAGCTCGCGCACTTCAACCGCGAGCGCGTGCCGGAGCGCAACCCGCACGCCAAGGGCCACGGGGCCTTCGGCGAGCTGCACATCACCCACGACGTGTCCCAGTACACCAAAGCCAAGCTGTTCCAGCCCGGCACCGTCACGCCCATGGCCGTGCGTTTCTCCACCGTCGCCGGCGAGCAGGGTTCCCCGGACACCTGGCGCGACGTGCACGGGTTCGCGCTGCGCTTCTACACCGAGGACGGCAACTACGACATCGTCGGCAACAACACCCCCACCTTCTTCCTGCGCGACGGCATCAAGTTCCCCGACTTCATCCACTCGCAGAAGCGCGTCGGGCCCTCCGGCCTGCGCAGCGCCGACGCCCAGTGGGACTTCTGGACCCGCACGCCGGAGTCCGCGCACCAGGTCACCTACCTCATGGGCGACCGCGGCACCCCGAAGACCTCCCGCCACCAGGACGGATTCGGCTCGCACACCTTCCAGTGGATCAACGCCGAGGGAACCCCGGTGTGGATCAAGTACCACTTCAAGACCCGCCAGGGCTGGGAGACCTTCACCGACGCCGAGGCCGAGGAGATGGCGGGCAAGAACGCCGACTACCAGCGCGAGGACCTCTTCAACGCCATCGAGCGCGGCGACTTCCCCATCTGGGACGTCAAGGTGCAGATCATGCCGTTCGAGGAGGCGGAGACCTACCGCTGGAACCCCTTCGACCTGACCAAGACCTGGTCGCAGAAGGACTACCCGCTCATCGACGTCGGCTACTTCGTGCTCAACCGCAACCCGCGCAACTTCTTCGCGCAGATCGAGCAGCTGGCACTTGACCCCGGCAACCTAGTGCCAGGCGTGGGGCTTAGCCCCGACCGCATGCTCATGGCCCGCGCGTTCGCCTACGCGGACGCCCAGCGCTACCGCATCGGCCCGAACTACCGCCAGCTGCCGGTCAACCAGCCGCTGCATCCGGTCAACACCTACTCCCACCAGGGGCCGATGGCGTACCAGTTCAACCCCGCCGACGCGCCGGTGTACTCGCCGAACCGCTTCGACAAGGGCGCGGGCTACCTGGACGACGGCGAGACCTCCTCGTCGGGCGTTTCCTACGGTCAGGCGGCCGACTACTACGTCAACCCGGACCCGCACGGCACCGATCTGGTCCGCGCTGCCTACGTCAAGCACCCCGAGGACGACGACTTCATCCAGGCGGGCATCCTCTACCGCGAGGTCATGGACGACGGCGCCAAGGCCCGGCTCGTGGACAACATCACCAACGCCATGCGGGGCATCTCCGAGGGTGTGGAGGCCCGCGTCTACGAGTACTGGACCAACGTCGACGCCGAGCTCGGCCAGCGCGTGCGCGAGGAGTTCGCGAAGAAGAAGTAA
- a CDS encoding RNA polymerase sigma factor — MRRSEHTDAHDARVTELALKAGRGDRVALTEFIKATQNDVWRLLAHLGGTEIADDLTQETYLRVIGALPRFAARSSARTWLLSLARRVWVDNIRHDMARPRKSAAEIESVDAPAESTWSEWVDMRILIDQLPAERREALILTQVLGYSYEEAAKIADVRIGTIRSRVARARADIVEAAGTGGQREAM, encoded by the coding sequence ATGAGACGAAGCGAGCACACCGATGCGCACGATGCGCGCGTGACCGAGCTCGCCCTCAAGGCCGGGCGCGGCGACCGGGTCGCGCTCACCGAGTTCATCAAGGCCACCCAGAACGACGTCTGGCGCCTGCTCGCCCACCTGGGCGGCACCGAGATTGCCGACGACCTCACCCAGGAGACCTACCTGCGCGTCATCGGCGCGCTTCCCCGCTTCGCGGCCCGCTCCTCGGCGCGCACGTGGCTGCTCTCGCTGGCCCGGCGCGTGTGGGTGGACAACATCCGCCACGACATGGCCAGGCCCCGCAAGTCCGCGGCCGAGATCGAGTCCGTCGACGCGCCCGCGGAATCCACCTGGTCCGAGTGGGTGGACATGCGCATCCTCATCGATCAGCTGCCCGCCGAACGCCGCGAGGCGCTCATCCTCACCCAGGTGCTCGGCTACTCCTACGAGGAGGCCGCCAAGATCGCCGACGTGCGCATCGGCACGATCCGCTCGCGCGTGGCCCGCGCACGCGCCGACATCGTGGAGGCCGCGGGCACCGGCGGCCAGCGCGAGGCCATGTAG